One window from the genome of Salvia miltiorrhiza cultivar Shanhuang (shh) chromosome 7, IMPLAD_Smil_shh, whole genome shotgun sequence encodes:
- the LOC130992230 gene encoding heat shock 70 kDa protein 14-like, which produces MSVVGFDFGNESCVVAVARQRGIDVVLNDESKRETPALVCFGDKQRFLGTAGAASSLMNPKNTISQIKRLIGRQFSDPELQRDLKSLPFSVTEGPDGYPLIHARYLGESKAFTPTQVLGMLFSNLKSIAEKNLNAAVVDCCIGIPVYFTDLQRRAVIDAATIAGLHPLRLIHETAATALAYGIYKTDLPENEPMNVAFVDAGHASMQVCIAAFKKGQLKILAHSFDRSLGGRDFDEALFQHFAAKFKDEYKIDVYQNAKACLRLRAGCEKLKKVLSANPEAPLNIECLMDDKDVRGYIKREEFEQISVPILERVKKPLEKALADAGLTIENIHSVEVVGSGSRVPAMIKILTEFFRMEPRRTMNASECVAKGCALQCAILSPTFKVREFQVNECFPFPISLTWKAPAGDTQNGGDNVQSTVVFPKGNPIPSMKALTFYRSETFTLDVQYADVSELQAPAKISHYTIGPFQSTNGEKAKLKVKVRLNLHGIVSVESATLLEEEEVEVPVSKESEKEPAKMETDELPADPAPPSAADVNMQDSKAEVPVAENGVPESEDKPVQMETDVKVEAPKKKVNKKTVPVSEVVFGALAASDVQKAVEKEFEMALQDRVMEETKDKKNAVESYVYDMRNKLHDKYHDFVTDPEREQLITRLQEVEDWLYEDGEDETKGVYVAKLEELKKQGDPIEERYKEHTERGTVINQLAHCINSYREAAMSTDPKFDHIDVAEKRKVLNECVEAEAWLRDKKQQQDSLPKHANPVLLSADVKKKAEALDRFSRPIMTKPKPKPAKPATPEPTSPSPSQGSESQPQGDNDAGSSPGQSAEAGGGQEVPPAAAEPMETDKPEGSQNV; this is translated from the exons ATGAGTGTGGTTGGTTTTGATTTTGGAAATGAGAGCTGTGTTGTTGCCGTTGCAAGGCAAAGAGGTATTGATGTAGTGCTTAATGATGAATCAAAGCGAGAAACTCCTGCCCTTGTATGCTTTGGAGACAAACAGCGGTTCCTCGGGACAGCAGGGGCTGCATCAAGTTTGATGAATCCAAAAAATACAATATCTCAAATAAAGAGGCTAATTGGACGCCAGTTTTCAGATCCGGAGCTGCAGCGTGATCTAAAATCATTGCCTTTCTCGGTGACTGAAGGGCCTGATGGTTATCCCTTGATACATGCTCGGTATTTGGGAGAAAGTAAGGCGTTTACGCCTACTCAGGTATTGGGAATGTTGTTTTCCAATTTGAAGAGCATTGCAGAAAAGAACTTGAATGCAGCCGTTGTAGATTGTTGCATTGGAATACCTGTTTATTTCACTGATCTCCAGAGGAGGGCTGTTATTGATGCAGCCACAATTGCTGGCTTACACCCTCTTCGTCTTATTCATGAGACTGCTGCTACTGCTTTGGCTTATGGGATTTATAAGACTGATTTACCAGAGAACGAACCAATGAATGTTGCTTTTGTTGACGCCGGACATGCCAGTATGCAAGTTTGTATCGCTGCATTCAAGAAAGGCCAGCTAAAGATTTTGGCTCACTCTTTTGATCGTTCCCTGGGTGGAAGAGATTTTGATGAAgctcttttccaacattttgcTGCAAAATTCAAGGATGAATATAAGATTGATGTTTATCAGAATGCGAAGGCTTGTCTAAGGCTTCGTGCTGGTTGTGAAAAGTTGAAGAAGGTTCTCAGTGCAAATCCTGAAGCACCTCTCAACATTGAATGCTTGATGGATGATAAAGATGTAAGAGGCTATATTAAGAGAGAGGAGTTTGAGCAAATTAGTGTTCCTATATTGGAACGTGTGAAGAAGCCACTGGAGAAGGCTCTAGCTGATGCTGGACTGACTATTGAGAATATACATTCAGTTGAGGTTGTGGGATCAGGCTCTCGAGTCCCTGCTATGATTAAGATCTTGACTGAGTTCTTTCGGATGGAGCCCAGGCGTACAATGAACGCAAGCGAATGTGTTGCCAAAGGCTGTGCTTTACAATGTGCTATTCTTAGTCCTACATTTAAAGTTCGGGAATTCCAG GTTAACGAGTGTTTCCCTTTCCCTATTTCTTTGACATGGAAAGCTCCTGCTGGGGATACGCAAAACGGAGGTGATAATGTGCAGAGCACGGTGGTATTCCCAAAGGGTAACCCAATACCTAGCATGAAAGCCTTGACTTTCTATAGGTCTGAGACCTTCACGTTAGATGTACAATATGCTGATGTCAGTGAGTTGCAAGCTCCTGCAAAGATCAGCCATTATACG ATTGGACCTTTCCAGTCCACAAATGGTGAGAAGGCAAAATTGAAAGTCAAAGTGCGTCTTAATCTTCATGGTATTGTGTCTGTTGAATCAGCAACG TTGCTTGAGGAAGAGGAAGTAGAAGTTCCAGTTTCTAAAGAGTCTGAGAAAGAGCCAGCTAAGATGGAGACTGATGAGCTTCCTGCTGACCCTGCGCCACCAAGTGCGGCTGATGTAAATATGCAGGATTCTAAAGCAGAAGTTCCTGTAGCTGAAAATGGAGTGCCGGAGTCAGAAGATAAGCCCGTTCAAATGGAAACAGATGTCAAG GTGGAGGCTCCAAAGAAGAAGGTTAATAAGAAAACTGTGCCTGTGTCAGAAGTTGTATTTGGAGCTCTTGCTGCTTCAGATGTGCAAAAAGCCGTGGAGAAGGAATTTGAGATGGCCTTGCAGGATCGTGTCATGGAAGAAACTAAAGACAAAAAGAATGCCGTCGAGTCTTATGTTTATGATATGAGGAATAAA CTTCATGACAAGTATCATGATTTTGTAACGGATCCGGAGAGAGAGCAATTGATTACCAGACTCCAGGAGGTAGAAGATTGGTTATATGAGGACGGTGAAGATGAAACCAAAGGTGTATATGTTGCCAAGCTGGAGGAGCTCAAGAAG CAAGGCGATCCTATTGAGGAGCGCTACAAGGAGCACACAGAGAGGGGAACGGTGATCAACCAACTGGCTCATTGCATCAATAGTTACAGAGAGGCAGCAATGTCGACTGATCCCAAGTTCGATCACATTGATGTGGCGGAGAAGCGAAag GTTCTGAATGAATGTGTGGAAGCTGAAGCTTGGTTGAGAGATAAAAAACAGCAACAAGACTCACTTCCAAAGCACGCTAACCCAGTTTTACTTTCTGCTGACGTGAAGAAAAAGGCTGAAGCCCTTGATAG GTTTTCCCGGCCAATAATGACGAAGCCAAAGCCAAAGCCAGCAAAACCAGCCACTCCCGAGCCAACCTCTCCATCTCCATCCCAAGGCAGTGAGTCTCAACCTCAAGGGGATAATGATGCTGGTTCCAGCCCTGGCCAAAGCGCAGAAGCAGGGGGCGGACAAGAAGTGCCACCAGCCGCTGCAGAGCCCATGGAAACGGACAAGCCCGAGGGTTCTCAAAACGTGTGA